The DNA sequence agcgttcttcattttattacgtattatataaatatataaatatatatatatatatatatatatatatatatatatatatatatatacataagctacttttttttaacagtGATTTTCTCTACAGTTAAAATAATCACTCTGGTTCACGTAGTTGTAgctaaattttaaaatatgaattttctTTACTTTATGCATTGCTACAATTAATGcaagtatattatatgtcaatgatttttttttttttttttactatatatcattaacataaatatatgcatttatacataaatatgccGTATTATCATTACCCCACAAGCAAAATTCTTCGTAAATTGCTATTACATCAGCACTGTtatcatatacataatatataaatttcataCCACATGACATTTTCCCGCCTTACTATTTTGCTAACAATGAGTAACTCCACGATTTACtctttaaacattttaatggTTCTTATAACTTGTTAAAAGTTTCTGAATATTTATTGGTCATTTTGcctattttttcctttttttttataaagcttaaaaaattttttttaaatacatataccattttgagtatatataaaatatatattatctgtTTAAAAAAACTTTGAAGAGTATTATTTCACATTACCTATATAGCGTATTTTgcttcatttaaaaaaaaaataaaacgatataaaacaaaatgaagcaaaataaaacagattTATTGAAAGTACTCATAATATgagaatatataaacaaatataaaagtacCTTTTAAGCATCTTTcttgttaattatttaatagtaATTAATAAAGGAATATATTTACTGTTTCCGCAAAGATTTTATGATTTGTACAGTGTACGGAAAAATATTGTAACTGATGAATTTAttcgtatatttatttattttacaccTATTTACCTATTTAATCTACATTTCCAACGATTTACTCTACACcttattatctatattccacatttgttttgttatttatcctacatttgtttatttttgatataaattaaaaagataaatctATATGAATAGCTATTTGTAACATAATTACACTATTACACTTTACACTTAACAAACAAAATTGAGGAAAgctcaaaatgaaaaaaggaaaagaagataataaaaaaaaattagcaaGAGGTAAATTAGAAGATACTATAGATATAACACAAAATTTGGAACTAgagttaaataaaaacaatgaaaaaacatGTGTGCTGTCGTCAGTTAATGCTAATAAAATTgtcaataaaaaaaggaagggaaataaaaattatcacCTTAAGGTGGTCACCAAAAAAAGAGCTTTAACTAAAGGGGAAGAAACAGGTGATGATAGTATTTACACAGAAACTGTTTCTTCTGTTGTTGAAAAAAGTCAGGCAGAAAAAGACAGCAAAAAGTTAAAAGTAGATAGAAAAGAGGACCTTAACACAGACATTCTTGACAGTAAGGATAAagattcttttaaaatagatgaagatccttatttattaaaagaagcaacgtatataagaaaaaacgaGTTAtggaaaaacaaacaaaGAGTTCTAATTGTGCGAtcatcattaaaaaaaaagaattgtaagtcatttattgaaaatttaaaattattattaccacaTCATAAGGTAGAGAGTAAATGGAACAAAAAGGCTACAAAAAGTGATTTAAGTGATATAAGTTATAGCagaaattgtaataatatcatattttttgacataaaaagaaaacgGTATTGTTTATGGATATGCAAAAATGTAACGGGTCCATcgttatattttgaaatattagaTTATATACCTTTACAtagtttaatattttcaggtaactgtttattatattcaagaccccttttaatttttagtaaaCATTTTGATGAATTAGAACAtttgaaattaataaaagaaatgtttATTCACGTCTTTGGAATACCAAATTATCATCCTTTGAGCAAACCATTTTATGATCactgttataattttttttatacaaataatttaatttattttcggCATTATCAAATTTTACCATTAACCCTAGTAGattctaataatattaataaacaaaaattggTAGAAATAGGACCCCAATTCACcttacatattattaaaatatttgaagaATGTTTTAAAGGTAGAATTATTTTCGAAAATGTGAATTATAAAGATTACGTTACAGTTCAGCAGATGAAgatgcaaaaaaatataaaaaaaaaaataaagcgtcttgaaaagaaagagaaaacGATTACAAGGTTAAAATCAATTCGTACTCCGATTAAAACAGATATAGACTTTTAgataaacatgtatataaatgtgatttttatcatttcacCTTTGCGTCTATCTGCTTATGTGTATACTGTTACATGTATTACTGGAAACTTATTTTTGCtcttgtgcatatatatatgtataatttctTTCGCTCAAATGTAAGCAGTGAAAAtgcattttacatttttatattttggccaaagcaattttttaagtaacataatatattttgtactaTGCATATATCTTTGTACATATTCACTGCGTACTTCTTTTCCtctcttatattttaaaagaatatgcCCATAGAGGGAAACAACTGAGAAACATGCACAAACAGAATACATACCATTTaggtgtatatgtatgtatatattatttatgtatttacgtACGCGTGTATAaccaaatatatacaaacatctCAAGAGAACTTAAAGATGTAAATCATATGTTATAggttttgaaaataataaagaatttcaaaaaaaaaaaaaaaaaaaaaaattataatcgCAGTATATCTTCAagtatgtaataaaaaaaaagctaagctaaataccttttttttttttttcatttttaaaataaagaaatattaatacattaaaacattaaaaacaatgaactattataaaaatgaaaagaaactGTTATATCAGAAAGGATTTGCTCCTCCGAATGAGTTTGAAAGGTCTGGTtgaaatatacatttttccattttttcctttttctccctcataaaaaaattttttttttttgtaaaatataactgatttaaaaatacaaaagctacataattattatatatatttgtacatgcatatttatccatacttatatgtgtaactttttttgaaaaatgtccttttaaaatttatttcgcGCGAATAGTCATtctgcataaaaaaaaaaatggcattttttgtttttgttatattatcattatgttatagtaaatatatagtatataaataaaaaaaaaaaaaaaaaaaaaaaaaaatgaatgaatgaatgaatgaataagTGAATAAGTgaataaaaggaataaaaataatcctTGGTACAATGTGacgaataaaaaatttaattagaaaaatacattattcaaaattttgcCCACTAATTACAATACGTATACCATTGTAAGACCAAaagagaatatataaaaacaagcgaattgaaaaattattaaaaaggaaaaaaatgtcGTTGGCAAGGGAAAAATatctaaaaagaaaaagggaaTTGCTCgaaaacataaacataattgataataatattg is a window from the Plasmodium malariae genome assembly, chromosome: 2 genome containing:
- the PmUG01_02024000 gene encoding ribosome biogenesis protein BRX1 homolog, putative, translated to MKKGKEDNKKKLARGKLEDTIDITQNLELELNKNNEKTCVLSSVNANKIVNKKRKGNKNYHLKVVTKKRALTKGEETGDDSIYTETVSSVVEKSQAEKDSKKLKVDRKEDLNTDILDSKDKDSFKIDEDPYLLKEATYIRKNELWKNKQRVLIVRSSLKKKNCKSFIENLKLLLPHHKVESKWNKKATKSDLSDISYSRNCNNIIFFDIKRKRYCLWICKNVTGPSLYFEILDYIPLHSLIFSGNCLLYSRPLLIFSKHFDELEHLKLIKEMFIHVFGIPNYHPLSKPFYDHCYNFFYTNNLIYFRHYQILPLTLVDSNNINKQKLVEIGPQFTLHIIKIFEECFKGRIIFENVNYKDYVTVQQMKMQKNIKKKIKRLEKKEKTITRLKSIRTPIKTDIDF